Proteins co-encoded in one Setaria viridis chromosome 9, Setaria_viridis_v4.0, whole genome shotgun sequence genomic window:
- the LOC117839812 gene encoding small ribosomal subunit protein bS1c, whose translation MASLAQHVAGLPCPPLSGASRSRRRPAAPRQPPSALVCGTYALTKEERERERMRQQFDEASERCRTAPMEGVAFSPEDLDTAVESTDIDTEIGSLIKGTVFMTTSNGAYIDIQSKSTAFLPLDEACLLDIDNVEDAGIRPGLVEEFMIIDENPSDETLILSLQAIQQELAWERCRQLQAEDVVTTGRVIGGNKGGVVALVEGLKGFVPFSQVSSKTTAEELLGKELPLKFVEVDEEQGRLVLSNRKAMADSQAQLGIGSVVLGTVESLKPYGAFIDIGGINGLLHVSQISHDRVADISTVLQPGDTLKVMILSHDRERGRVSLSTKKLEPTPGDMIRNPKLVFEKADEMAQIFRQRIAQAEAMARADMLRFQPESGLTLSSEGILGPLSSDTPSEDSAEESTDE comes from the exons ATGGCCTCCCTGGCGCAGCACGTCGCGGGCCTCCCGTGCCCGCCACTCTCCGGCGCgtcgcgctcgcgccgccgccccgcggcgcCGAGGCAGCCGCCGTCGGCGCTGGTGTGCGGGACGTACGCGCTGACCaaggaggagcgggagcgggagcggatGCGCCAGCAGTTCGACGAGGCCTCCGAGCGGTGCCGCACCGCGCCCATGGAGGGCGTCGCCTTCTCCCCCGAGGACCTCGACACTGCCGTGGAGTCCACCGACATCGACACCGAGATCGGCTCCCTT ATTAAAGGAACAGTATTCATGACTACCTCGAATGGTGCATATATTGACATCCAATCAAAGTCTACTGCTTTCTTGCCTTTAGATGaggcatgccttcttgataTTGATAATGTTGAAGATGCGGGCATTCGCCCTGGTTTAGTTGAAGAATTCATGATAATTGATGAGAATCCTAGCGACGAAACTTTGATTCTGAGTTTGCAAGCAATTCAACAAGAACTTGCATGGGAAAGGTGCCGGCAACTTCAGGCTGAAGATGTTGTCACCACGGGTAGA GTGATAGGCGGAAACAAAGGAGGTGTAGTAGCTCTTGTGGAAGGGCTTAAGGGATTTGTTCCATTTTCCCAAGTGTCATCG AAAACAACTGCGGAAGAGCTGCTTGGCAAAGAACTGCCTCTGAAGTTTGTTGAGGTTGATGAGGAACAAGGCAGGCTTGTCCTCAGCAATCGCAAGGCAATGGCTGACAGTCAGGCCCAGCTTGGTATTGGTTCAGTTGTCTTGGGAACTGTTGAGAGCCTAAAACCTTATGGTGCTTTCATTGATATCGGCGGAATCAATGGCCTTCTCCATGTCAGCCAAATTAGTCATGACCGTGTTGCGGATATCTCAACAGTTCTGCAACCAGGAGACACCCTTAAG GTGATGATACTGAGCCATGACCGTGAAAGAGGCCGTGTCAGCCTTTCTACAAAGAAGCTTGAGCCAACACCTGGCGACATGATCCGCAATCCCAAGCTTGTTTTCGAAAAG GCCGATGAGATGGCTCAGATATTCAGGCAGAGAATAGCTCAAGCAGAGGCAATGGCTCGTGCTGACATGTTGAGATTCCAGCCAGAG AGTGGTTTGACCCTCAGTTCAGAGGGAATCCTAGGACCATTGTCATCGGACACACCTTCAGAGGATTCGGCAGAAGAATCCACGGATGAATAG